A region of Streptomyces deccanensis DNA encodes the following proteins:
- a CDS encoding DUF4097 family beta strand repeat-containing protein, translated as MPSYDTPEPITAIVEYSIGNTRIIASDRTDTIVDVQPSNPASDADLKAVGQTKVTCSGGVLTVKGPRKNSPFGKVGGIDITIALPTGSTLEGTTQVGDFHCSGRLGETRLKTSVGDLHVEEATTARLKSELGMVHLDRATASVEIIAAGRVTVGTVEGGLVVKNGNGDTELAEITGTLEISSANGRIDVGAAHSDVEAKSANGGIRLGRVSRGKVTLRGSTGDLEVGIPETTAAWLDVHTKVGVLRSTLGSADGPGDAADTVEVTARTSVGDIHIRRA; from the coding sequence ATGCCTTCGTACGACACCCCTGAGCCGATCACCGCGATCGTCGAGTACTCCATCGGCAACACCCGGATCATCGCCTCCGACCGCACCGACACCATCGTCGACGTCCAGCCCTCCAACCCCGCCTCCGACGCGGACCTCAAGGCCGTCGGCCAGACGAAGGTGACCTGCTCCGGCGGTGTCCTCACGGTGAAGGGCCCGCGCAAGAACTCGCCCTTCGGGAAGGTCGGTGGCATCGACATCACCATCGCCCTGCCGACCGGCTCCACCCTGGAGGGCACCACCCAGGTCGGTGACTTCCACTGCTCCGGACGCCTCGGCGAGACCCGGCTGAAGACCTCGGTCGGTGACCTTCACGTCGAGGAGGCCACCACCGCCCGGCTGAAGAGCGAACTCGGCATGGTCCACCTGGACCGCGCCACCGCCTCGGTCGAGATCATCGCGGCCGGCCGTGTCACCGTCGGCACGGTGGAGGGCGGCCTGGTCGTCAAGAACGGCAACGGCGACACCGAACTCGCCGAGATCACCGGCACGTTGGAGATCTCCTCCGCCAACGGCAGGATCGACGTCGGCGCCGCCCACTCCGACGTGGAGGCCAAGTCCGCCAACGGCGGTATCCGGCTGGGCCGCGTCAGCCGCGGCAAGGTCACCCTGCGCGGTTCCACCGGAGACCTGGAGGTCGGCATCCCCGAGACGACCGCCGCGTGGCTCGACGTCCACACCAAGGTCGGTGTCCTGCGCAGCACCCTCGGCTCCGCCGACGGCCCCGGCGACGCCGCCGACACGGTGGAGGTCACCGCCCGCACCTCGGTCGGCGACATCCACATCCGCCGGGCCTGA
- a CDS encoding toxin-antitoxin system HicB family antitoxin, whose protein sequence is MDLTPYVDRLRQELVVAAEAGGDEARALAERLVAPLDSATRLTLLTALSAAMGEVTRELAPGSVDVRLRGADPEFVVTLPPTTVAEVATPWVESPAPPPVPESDDGASARINFRLPAHLKARLEEAAGREGLSVNAWLVRATSAALTPGPGARTAAPPAPGQNRAPGDRNFTGWVR, encoded by the coding sequence ATGGACCTCACCCCCTACGTCGACCGCCTCCGCCAGGAGCTCGTCGTCGCTGCCGAGGCCGGCGGTGACGAGGCCCGGGCGTTGGCCGAGCGTCTCGTCGCGCCCCTGGACTCCGCCACCCGCCTCACCCTTCTCACCGCCCTCTCGGCGGCGATGGGCGAGGTCACCCGAGAGCTGGCCCCGGGCTCGGTCGACGTACGACTGCGCGGTGCCGACCCGGAGTTCGTGGTGACGCTGCCGCCCACCACGGTCGCGGAGGTGGCCACGCCCTGGGTCGAGTCACCCGCCCCGCCCCCCGTGCCGGAGAGCGACGACGGCGCCTCGGCCCGTATCAACTTCCGCCTCCCCGCTCACCTCAAGGCCCGCCTGGAGGAGGCGGCCGGCCGCGAAGGGCTCTCGGTCAACGCCTGGCTGGTCCGCGCCACCTCCGCCGCCCTCACCCCGGGGCCCGGCGCCCGTACGGCCGCGCCGCCCGCCCCCGGGCAGAACCGCGCACCCGGAGACAGGAACTTCACCGGCTGGGTCCGCTGA
- a CDS encoding ATP-binding cassette domain-containing protein, translating to MPASNRASNAAPATNTPHPARDTTTTGLTTAGIPTTGTPAAGLTATGLTKSYGDKQVLRGIDLDIPAGTVFALLGPNGAGKTTTVQILSTLIAADSGTARLAGHDLDREPDAVRKLIGVTGQFAAVDNLLNAEENLLLMADLHHLSRREGRRRAAELLARFDLTEAARKPVATYSGGMRRKLDLAMTLVGDPRIIFLDEPTTGLDPRSRRTMWEIIRSLVDEDGVTIFLTTQYLEEADQLADRIAVLDGGELVAEGTAEELKRLIPGGHISLRFADAEALELAASHFAATARDDEELTLQIPSDGTVPTLRAVLDILDGAGVTPEALSQHTPDLDDVFLTLTGDKQQQEISR from the coding sequence ATGCCCGCATCAAATCGTGCGTCCAACGCTGCACCCGCCACGAACACCCCGCACCCCGCCCGCGACACGACCACCACCGGCCTCACCACGGCCGGCATCCCGACCACCGGCACCCCCGCCGCCGGCCTCACCGCCACCGGCCTGACCAAGTCGTACGGCGACAAGCAGGTTCTGCGCGGTATCGACCTCGACATCCCGGCCGGCACCGTCTTCGCCCTGCTCGGCCCCAACGGCGCGGGCAAGACCACGACCGTCCAGATCCTGTCGACGCTGATCGCCGCGGACTCCGGCACCGCCCGCCTCGCCGGTCACGACCTGGACCGCGAGCCCGACGCCGTACGCAAACTCATCGGCGTCACCGGCCAGTTCGCCGCCGTCGACAACCTCCTCAACGCCGAGGAGAACCTGCTGCTCATGGCGGACCTGCACCACCTGTCCCGCCGCGAGGGCCGACGCCGCGCCGCCGAGCTGCTCGCCCGCTTCGACCTCACCGAGGCCGCCCGCAAGCCCGTCGCCACCTACTCCGGCGGGATGCGCCGCAAGCTGGACCTGGCGATGACGCTGGTCGGCGACCCGCGCATCATCTTCCTCGACGAGCCCACGACCGGCCTGGACCCGCGCTCCCGCCGCACCATGTGGGAGATCATCCGCTCCCTGGTCGACGAGGACGGCGTGACGATCTTCCTCACCACCCAGTACCTGGAGGAGGCCGACCAACTGGCCGACCGTATCGCCGTGCTCGACGGCGGAGAACTGGTCGCCGAAGGTACGGCGGAGGAGCTCAAGCGCCTGATCCCCGGCGGTCACATCTCGCTCAGGTTCGCCGATGCCGAGGCCCTGGAGCTGGCCGCGTCCCACTTCGCCGCGACCGCTCGCGACGACGAGGAACTCACCCTCCAGATCCCCTCCGACGGCACCGTCCCCACCCTCCGCGCGGTCCTGGACATCCTCGACGGCGCCGGGGTCACCCCCGAGGCGCTCTCGCAGCACACCCCTGACCTCGACGACGTCTTCCTCACCCTGACCGGCGACAAGCAGCAGCAGGAGATCTCCCGATGA
- a CDS encoding TetR family transcriptional regulator has protein sequence MSERGSGSGSRGDGGSGSGLRERKKRRTYETVSDVAIRLFLEKGFDAVSVAEVAAAAEISKPTLFRYFPAKEDLVLYRIADHEDETARVVAGRAEGESVVGAVRAHFLAGLARRDPVTGLSDHPQVLAFHRLLYGTPSLVARAYGHLERAEAALAEVLGGGLDARVAAGQIVTVRRVLAEENRRRVERGDPLEEVERDAVAAAERVFGRLEGALPLGVG, from the coding sequence ATGAGTGAGCGCGGGAGCGGGAGCGGGAGCCGGGGCGACGGCGGCAGCGGCAGCGGGCTGCGGGAGCGTAAGAAGCGGCGGACGTACGAGACGGTGTCGGACGTGGCGATCCGGCTGTTTCTGGAGAAGGGGTTCGACGCGGTGTCCGTGGCCGAGGTGGCCGCGGCGGCGGAGATCTCGAAGCCGACGCTCTTCCGGTACTTCCCGGCGAAGGAGGACCTCGTCCTGTACCGGATCGCCGATCACGAGGACGAGACGGCGCGGGTGGTCGCGGGCCGGGCCGAGGGCGAGTCGGTGGTCGGGGCCGTACGGGCGCATTTTCTGGCGGGGCTGGCCCGGCGGGACCCGGTGACCGGGTTGAGCGACCATCCGCAGGTGCTCGCCTTCCACCGGCTGCTCTACGGGACGCCGTCGCTGGTCGCGCGGGCGTACGGCCATCTGGAGCGGGCCGAGGCGGCGCTCGCCGAGGTGCTCGGGGGCGGGCTCGACGCGCGGGTCGCCGCCGGGCAGATCGTGACCGTACGGCGGGTGCTCGCGGAGGAGAACCGGCGGCGGGTGGAGCGGGGGGATCCGCTGGAGGAGGTCGAGCGGGACGCCGTCGCCGCTGCCGAGCGGGTCTTCGGGCGGTTGGAGGGGGCGCTGCCGCTCGGGGTGGGGTGA
- a CDS encoding HAD family hydrolase: MTAMNPTLPKTTEPPRPRRLLDDVRAVLLDFDGPVCDLFAGRSTRPVAREIKAMARKKWNVLDPAVEACDDSHTVLQLLRDMLDRRRESALDPGALDPAVLDPAVLRAASDIVTRYEDEAVAAAMPAPGVDLLLDTLVEHGKRLAIVTNNAEGPVRKFLELHGMSRKFEAVCGRDPRDPRRMKPDPSAVRFALERLGGIRPDAAVLIGDQPSDLRAAASAGVGFLGYAPDHERDRRLRHAGAHAVVASHAELIAACAPHPAGHLHPLSHARP, encoded by the coding sequence ATGACTGCCATGAACCCCACCCTCCCCAAGACGACCGAGCCGCCCCGACCGCGCCGGCTGCTCGACGACGTCCGAGCCGTCCTCCTCGACTTCGACGGCCCGGTCTGCGACCTGTTCGCCGGACGGTCGACCCGGCCCGTCGCCAGGGAGATCAAGGCCATGGCACGCAAGAAGTGGAATGTGCTGGACCCCGCCGTGGAGGCGTGCGACGACTCGCACACCGTCCTCCAGCTCCTCCGGGACATGCTGGACCGAAGGAGGGAGTCCGCCCTCGACCCCGGCGCCCTCGACCCCGCCGTCCTCGACCCCGCCGTCCTTCGCGCCGCGAGCGACATCGTCACGCGGTACGAGGACGAGGCGGTGGCTGCCGCGATGCCGGCGCCGGGGGTCGATCTGCTGCTGGACACCCTGGTCGAACACGGGAAGCGGCTGGCGATCGTGACGAACAACGCGGAAGGACCTGTACGCAAGTTCCTCGAACTTCACGGGATGTCCCGGAAGTTCGAGGCGGTCTGCGGCCGCGACCCGCGTGACCCCCGCCGTATGAAGCCCGACCCGAGTGCGGTGCGGTTCGCCCTGGAACGTTTGGGGGGCATCAGGCCGGACGCCGCCGTGCTGATCGGCGACCAGCCCAGCGACCTGCGGGCGGCGGCGTCCGCAGGCGTAGGGTTCCTGGGCTACGCGCCGGACCATGAGCGGGACCGCCGACTGCGCCACGCGGGGGCGCACGCCGTGGTCGCCTCACACGCGGAGCTGATCGCCGCGTGCGCACCTCACCCGGCCGGCCACCTCCACCCGCTCAGTCACGCTCGTCCGTGA
- a CDS encoding HelD family protein produces MTPREPADHYAADPAADSALLQDVLARERAYHDTCRAALAAMVAGADEQVVVGEDVSASGADAEVLGYRLRSRAKEMRELPEGPLFFGRLDFAAQVDSDHAGQAHGDHAGQSYHLGRLRISEDPGVPPLVVDWRAPVSRAFYQASSRDPQGVAVRRRFGWAPGSRGDSADLTGLEDDHLAGAGAGAGAATGVDTSSPGSLLAAEIERPRLGPMRDIAATIQPEQDDLVRADLATSVCVQGAPGTGKTAVGLHRAAYLLYTHPQRIRRGGLLILGPNRTFLSYIAEVLPALGETGVRQSTVTDEIARHEVRAEDAERAAVVKHDARMAGVLRRALYAGVAGGERARAEAFGALVLAEGSYRWRVAGDELRRIVADVRAEQLPYDIGRERVRARVVGLLREQAERRAGPRPNAWLYRISRSRPVGAYVDAVWPKVRPEEVVARLLGDPDALADAAEGLLDADEQKAIGWAKPPRTWRSARWSAADLVLLDEVAGLLAHPDGYGHVVVDEAQDLSPMECRAIARRAAYGSVTVLGDLAQGTTPWAARDWPGLLAHLGKPDAHVVPLTTGFRVPQAVVGLANGLLGRLGVDVPAARSLRRDGELRIRRVEGAEGAEAGAIAVGAEVVAEAVAAVRDALGHEGSVGVVAADGPDVVRLRQALDEAGIATGGPDELRSRVTVLGAGVAKGLEYDHVVVVEPAAIAAAEERGLHRLYVVLTRAVSRLDVVHTRALPW; encoded by the coding sequence ATGACGCCTCGCGAACCTGCCGACCACTACGCCGCCGACCCCGCCGCCGATTCCGCCCTCCTCCAGGACGTCCTGGCCAGGGAACGCGCGTACCACGACACCTGCCGCGCCGCTCTCGCCGCCATGGTCGCGGGGGCGGACGAGCAGGTCGTCGTCGGCGAGGACGTCTCCGCCTCGGGCGCCGACGCGGAGGTGCTCGGGTACCGGCTGCGCAGTCGTGCCAAGGAGATGCGCGAGCTGCCGGAGGGGCCGCTGTTCTTCGGGCGGCTCGACTTCGCCGCCCAGGTCGACAGCGACCATGCCGGGCAGGCGCACGGTGACCATGCCGGGCAGAGCTATCACCTCGGGCGGCTGCGGATCAGCGAGGACCCCGGTGTGCCACCGCTCGTCGTGGACTGGCGGGCGCCGGTCTCGCGGGCCTTCTACCAGGCGAGTTCGCGTGATCCCCAGGGCGTGGCCGTCCGGCGTCGTTTCGGGTGGGCACCGGGGAGCCGGGGGGACTCGGCCGACCTCACGGGGCTGGAGGACGACCACCTGGCCGGTGCCGGTGCCGGTGCCGGTGCTGCTACTGGTGTGGATACATCCTCCCCGGGCAGTCTCCTCGCTGCCGAGATCGAGCGGCCTCGGCTCGGTCCGATGCGGGACATCGCGGCCACCATCCAGCCGGAGCAGGACGATCTCGTGCGGGCGGATCTCGCGACCTCCGTCTGTGTCCAGGGCGCCCCCGGCACCGGCAAGACGGCCGTCGGGCTGCACCGCGCCGCGTACCTCCTCTACACCCACCCCCAGCGCATCCGTCGCGGCGGACTGCTGATCCTCGGCCCCAACCGCACGTTCCTCTCGTACATCGCCGAGGTGCTGCCCGCGCTGGGCGAGACGGGCGTACGCCAGTCGACGGTCACGGACGAGATCGCCCGGCACGAGGTGCGGGCCGAGGACGCCGAGCGGGCGGCGGTCGTGAAGCACGACGCCCGGATGGCGGGGGTGCTCCGACGAGCGCTGTACGCCGGCGTCGCAGGTGGGGAGCGGGCGCGTGCGGAGGCGTTCGGGGCCTTGGTGCTGGCGGAGGGCTCGTACCGCTGGCGGGTGGCCGGGGACGAACTGCGGCGCATCGTGGCGGACGTACGCGCCGAGCAACTGCCGTACGACATCGGGCGGGAGCGGGTCCGGGCACGGGTGGTTGGGCTGCTGCGGGAGCAGGCGGAGCGGCGGGCGGGGCCGCGCCCGAACGCCTGGCTGTACCGCATCTCGCGGTCGCGGCCGGTCGGCGCGTACGTCGACGCCGTATGGCCGAAGGTCCGGCCGGAGGAGGTCGTGGCCCGGCTGCTCGGGGACCCGGACGCGCTCGCCGACGCGGCGGAGGGGCTGCTCGACGCCGACGAGCAGAAGGCCATCGGCTGGGCGAAGCCGCCGCGCACCTGGCGGTCGGCGCGCTGGTCAGCCGCCGATCTCGTCCTCCTCGACGAGGTCGCGGGGCTCCTCGCCCACCCCGACGGCTACGGGCATGTCGTCGTCGACGAGGCGCAGGACCTCTCCCCGATGGAGTGCCGCGCGATCGCCCGCCGGGCGGCCTACGGCTCGGTGACCGTCCTGGGCGACCTCGCCCAGGGGACCACCCCGTGGGCCGCCCGCGACTGGCCCGGCCTCCTCGCCCACCTGGGCAAGCCGGATGCCCACGTCGTCCCGCTGACCACGGGATTCCGGGTGCCGCAGGCCGTCGTGGGACTGGCGAACGGGCTGCTGGGGCGCCTGGGGGTGGACGTGCCGGCCGCACGGTCCCTGCGGCGGGACGGGGAACTGCGGATCAGGAGGGTGGAGGGGGCTGAGGGGGCTGAGGCCGGGGCGATCGCGGTTGGTGCGGAGGTCGTCGCCGAGGCCGTGGCCGCCGTGCGGGACGCGCTCGGGCACGAGGGGTCCGTCGGGGTCGTCGCGGCCGACGGACCCGACGTCGTACGGCTGCGGCAGGCGCTCGACGAGGCCGGCATCGCGACGGGCGGCCCGGACGAACTCCGGTCGCGGGTGACGGTGTTGGGGGCAGGGGTGGCGAAGGGCCTGGAGTACGACCATGTCGTGGTCGTCGAACCGGCGGCGATCGCGGCGGCCGAGGAACGGGGGCTGCACCGCCTGTACGTCGTCCTCACCCGCGCCGTGTCGCGACTGGACGTGGTGCACACGCGTGCGCTGCCGTGGTGA
- a CDS encoding DinB family protein gives MTAADTDAKADLHHYLQAARDALVWKLDGLSEYDARRPLTPTGTNLLGLLKHTARVELGYLGDTFGRPATEPLAQLDFDADPNADMYATAAESREDIVGLYRRAWAHADATIDALPLDTVGRVPWWPDGRDEVTLHHAVVRVIADTHRHAGHADILRELIDGTVGMNDGNTSLPSTDPAWWENYRDRLERLAKEADGKA, from the coding sequence ATGACCGCCGCCGACACAGACGCCAAGGCCGATCTCCATCACTATCTGCAAGCCGCCCGCGACGCCCTGGTGTGGAAGCTCGACGGGCTGTCGGAATACGACGCCCGCCGCCCGCTCACGCCGACCGGCACCAACCTCCTGGGGCTGCTGAAGCACACCGCCCGTGTCGAACTGGGCTATCTCGGCGACACGTTCGGACGGCCCGCGACAGAACCTCTGGCCCAGCTCGACTTCGACGCCGACCCCAACGCGGACATGTACGCCACCGCCGCCGAGTCCCGTGAGGACATCGTGGGCCTCTACCGCCGGGCCTGGGCCCACGCGGACGCGACCATCGACGCGCTGCCGCTGGACACCGTCGGCCGGGTGCCGTGGTGGCCCGACGGCCGGGACGAGGTGACGTTGCACCACGCCGTCGTCCGCGTGATCGCCGACACCCACCGCCACGCCGGCCACGCCGACATCCTCCGGGAACTCATCGACGGCACGGTGGGCATGAACGACGGCAACACCAGCCTCCCGTCGACCGACCCGGCGTGGTGGGAGAACTATCGGGACCGCCTGGAACGCCTGGCCAAGGAGGCCGACGGAAAAGCGTGA
- a CDS encoding GNAT family N-acetyltransferase produces the protein MRPDDWHLTEDVHEYLARAGEFLRSRPALHTMHLTATEKHRANAGLTNGPITNGTSANGTSSRHPEPPVFGRLERDGEVHAAFYQRASTSPLSLTSVTPEQADALAARLADLGHPVHGVSADHDASTAFAEAWQRRTGAEPVVTTRLHLYRLGTLTPQDPFPEGRGHLVGEGDREQLIRWCREFCVDVGEQYSIDLIDAGAWDDSRFGDRNFTFWQTPDGSPVSMAAATSIVGGMVRVDPVYTPAHLRGRGYAGAVTVEASRAALAAGAKEVVLFTDPGNPTSNALYQRLGYVRLTDFTVYDFSSTAPEPEPEAGPPPA, from the coding sequence ATGCGCCCGGATGACTGGCACCTCACCGAAGACGTCCACGAGTACCTCGCCCGAGCCGGAGAGTTCCTGCGCTCGCGCCCCGCCCTGCACACCATGCACCTGACGGCGACCGAGAAGCACCGAGCGAACGCAGGGCTCACGAACGGGCCGATCACGAACGGGACGAGCGCGAACGGGACGTCCTCGCGCCACCCCGAACCCCCCGTATTCGGCCGACTGGAGCGCGACGGCGAGGTCCACGCCGCCTTCTACCAGCGCGCCTCGACCAGCCCCCTGAGCCTCACCTCCGTCACCCCCGAGCAGGCCGACGCGCTCGCCGCGCGCTTGGCGGACCTGGGGCACCCGGTTCACGGAGTCAGCGCGGACCACGACGCGTCGACCGCCTTCGCCGAGGCCTGGCAGCGGCGTACGGGCGCGGAGCCGGTGGTCACCACGCGGCTGCATCTCTACCGCCTCGGCACGCTCACCCCACAGGACCCCTTCCCGGAAGGCCGGGGTCACCTCGTGGGCGAGGGGGACCGCGAGCAACTCATCCGCTGGTGCCGTGAGTTCTGCGTCGATGTCGGGGAGCAGTACTCCATCGACCTGATCGACGCCGGCGCCTGGGACGACTCACGCTTCGGGGACAGGAACTTCACGTTCTGGCAGACCCCGGACGGCAGCCCCGTCTCCATGGCCGCCGCGACCTCGATCGTCGGCGGCATGGTCAGGGTGGACCCCGTCTACACCCCGGCCCACCTCCGGGGCCGCGGCTACGCGGGGGCCGTCACGGTCGAGGCGAGCCGTGCCGCGCTGGCCGCGGGCGCGAAGGAGGTCGTGCTGTTCACGGACCCCGGCAACCCCACCAGCAACGCCCTCTACCAGCGTCTCGGGTACGTCCGCCTCACCGACTTCACGGTGTACGACTTCTCGTCGACCGCGCCCGAGCCCGAGCCCGAGGCGGGTCCTCCGCCGGCCTGA
- a CDS encoding winged helix-turn-helix domain-containing protein — translation MGDTWTGEGGGSKFEHALETLRAGMADGTYPVGTSLPPQRQLVETLEVSRDTLQKVLARLREEGLVETRRGSGTRVRGRARPRAAVKVTPRSFFDAAFEQREVLLDIHTLTSESLSTHIRLQAERVRDGEIRPERIVLRMLLPRESMPLPYPTARGAEEDTRPQERLRGITRVQESSLREALEDLQREGLVPHVDVEVRHAPITPTFKVYLRNQTEALHGFYTVVVRPIEVGGGELVDALDVLGLGATLTHHVKDSDPSSQGSEFVDAAQAWFDSVWTLLTDERD, via the coding sequence GTGGGCGATACATGGACCGGTGAGGGTGGCGGCAGCAAGTTCGAGCATGCCCTGGAGACACTGCGGGCCGGGATGGCGGACGGAACGTACCCGGTGGGGACGTCGCTGCCTCCCCAGCGGCAACTTGTCGAGACGCTCGAAGTCTCCCGTGACACCCTCCAGAAGGTGCTGGCCCGGCTGAGGGAGGAAGGCCTGGTCGAGACCCGGCGGGGGAGCGGGACCCGGGTGCGGGGCCGCGCCCGGCCCCGGGCAGCGGTCAAGGTGACACCGCGCTCGTTCTTCGATGCCGCCTTCGAGCAGCGCGAAGTGCTCCTGGACATCCACACCCTGACCTCGGAGTCCCTCAGCACGCACATCCGGCTGCAGGCGGAACGGGTGCGCGACGGGGAGATCAGGCCCGAACGCATCGTGCTGCGCATGCTGCTGCCACGCGAGTCGATGCCGCTGCCGTATCCGACCGCCAGAGGGGCCGAGGAGGACACACGGCCGCAAGAGCGCCTTCGCGGCATCACCCGGGTGCAGGAATCGTCGTTGCGCGAGGCGCTGGAGGATCTCCAACGCGAGGGCCTCGTCCCGCACGTCGACGTCGAGGTCCGGCACGCGCCGATCACTCCGACCTTCAAGGTGTATCTGCGCAACCAGACCGAGGCGCTGCACGGCTTCTACACGGTCGTCGTGCGTCCGATCGAGGTGGGCGGGGGCGAACTGGTCGATGCCCTCGACGTGCTCGGCCTGGGCGCCACCCTCACCCACCACGTCAAGGACAGCGATCCGTCGTCCCAGGGGAGCGAGTTCGTCGACGCCGCGCAGGCCTGGTTCGACTCGGTCTGGACCCTGCTCACGGACGAGCGTGACTGA
- a CDS encoding aminoglycoside phosphotransferase family protein, with product MPAESDSTGRRRAGEMSADPGEVEGPLSGYHHETYVFRLPREAGVGGGGRWKCREPRDSLLWFDRRCFHSEERLLTELQGRIGNIPDLIEVEGTVLQRFIEGETLGALHPSDTSVPDKEFEQILELFRQLVEVQPQALLVKRRCEGLDRAREGDSAGFLDRLICFTEDRVYGDNLPEYGNLFADLKLDSDSFRQLRKHVSGLRERPFCLLHADLHRENLIVDRDRRLWAIDWELAMFGDPLYDLATHLYLMRYPLDQERRMTERWCALVEDVRPGSSRGWRDDLPKLLDYKKAQSVFTDVIRTSQALCLAPTADRAEHRARLRRASWALWDVLSKGAYPLGVAEVPGVSAIEAALTRWLRDHGGDA from the coding sequence ATGCCAGCTGAATCGGATTCCACGGGGCGGCGCCGCGCCGGTGAGATGAGCGCCGACCCGGGTGAGGTGGAGGGACCGCTCAGCGGCTACCACCACGAGACGTATGTCTTCCGCCTGCCCCGCGAGGCCGGCGTCGGTGGGGGCGGACGCTGGAAGTGCCGTGAGCCGCGCGACAGCCTGCTGTGGTTCGACCGGCGCTGCTTCCATTCGGAGGAGCGCCTGCTCACGGAGCTCCAGGGGCGTATCGGCAACATTCCCGACCTCATCGAGGTCGAGGGAACGGTCCTCCAGCGGTTCATCGAGGGAGAGACGCTCGGGGCGCTGCACCCGTCCGACACGTCGGTCCCGGACAAGGAGTTCGAGCAGATCCTGGAGCTTTTCCGGCAACTGGTCGAGGTCCAGCCCCAAGCCCTCCTCGTGAAGCGCAGGTGCGAGGGGCTGGACCGCGCGCGGGAGGGCGACAGCGCGGGCTTCCTCGACCGGCTGATCTGCTTCACCGAGGACCGGGTGTACGGGGACAACCTGCCGGAGTACGGGAACCTGTTCGCGGACCTGAAGCTCGACTCCGACTCCTTCCGACAGCTCAGGAAGCACGTGTCAGGCCTGCGCGAGCGCCCCTTCTGCCTCCTGCACGCCGATCTCCACCGCGAGAACCTCATCGTCGACCGCGACCGCCGTCTCTGGGCCATCGACTGGGAACTCGCGATGTTCGGCGATCCCCTCTACGACCTCGCCACCCACCTCTACCTGATGCGCTACCCGCTGGACCAGGAACGCCGGATGACGGAACGCTGGTGCGCGCTCGTGGAGGACGTCCGCCCGGGAAGCTCCCGAGGCTGGCGGGATGACCTGCCGAAACTGCTCGACTACAAGAAGGCGCAGTCGGTGTTCACCGACGTCATCCGCACCTCGCAGGCGCTGTGCCTCGCGCCCACGGCGGACCGCGCGGAACACCGGGCCCGGCTCCGCCGCGCGAGCTGGGCGCTGTGGGACGTACTGAGCAAGGGCGCGTACCCCCTGGGCGTCGCGGAGGTCCCGGGTGTGTCGGCGATCGAGGCCGCGCTGACCCGGTGGCTCCGGGACCACGGCGGCGATGCCTAG
- a CDS encoding nitroreductase/quinone reductase family protein, with translation MPNPFNQQVIDEFRARHGEVGGYFEGARLILLTTTGARTGNRHTTPLGYLPDGDGTILVIASAGGSPKHPDWYRNITADPRVTVETGAFTYEADAVVLHGEERDRAFARAVEDEPGWAEYQAKTDRTIPVVALREVPVAGPPNVNADSMGEALKVVHDAFRRELALIKKELIASGGRAGLGAQLRVNCLTFCQGLHNHHTGEAMGLFPFLGERHPELAPALIRLDEEHERIAALVEDLRRVVTAENADPVVVLPEVERLIDELEAHLAYEEEQFIPVLEAATQPAEWAAEREGETAAS, from the coding sequence ATGCCCAACCCCTTCAACCAGCAAGTCATCGACGAATTCCGCGCCCGTCACGGCGAGGTCGGCGGCTATTTCGAAGGCGCCCGTCTGATCCTCCTGACCACCACCGGCGCCCGCACCGGCAACCGGCACACCACCCCCCTCGGCTACCTCCCCGACGGCGACGGCACGATCTTGGTCATCGCGTCGGCCGGGGGATCACCGAAACACCCCGACTGGTACCGGAACATCACGGCCGACCCCCGGGTCACCGTGGAGACCGGCGCCTTCACCTACGAGGCCGACGCCGTCGTCCTGCACGGCGAGGAACGGGACCGGGCCTTCGCGCGGGCCGTCGAGGACGAACCGGGGTGGGCCGAGTACCAGGCGAAGACGGACCGTACGATCCCGGTCGTCGCCCTGCGCGAGGTGCCCGTGGCCGGACCGCCGAACGTCAACGCCGACTCCATGGGCGAGGCCCTCAAGGTGGTCCATGACGCCTTCCGGCGCGAACTCGCCCTGATCAAGAAGGAGTTGATCGCCAGCGGCGGCCGGGCCGGACTCGGCGCCCAGCTCCGCGTCAACTGCCTCACCTTCTGCCAGGGGCTGCACAACCACCACACCGGCGAGGCCATGGGCCTGTTCCCCTTCCTCGGCGAACGCCACCCCGAGCTGGCCCCCGCCCTGATCCGCCTCGACGAGGAGCACGAGCGCATCGCCGCCCTCGTCGAGGATCTACGCCGGGTGGTGACGGCCGAGAACGCCGACCCCGTCGTCGTACTCCCCGAGGTGGAGCGCCTCATCGACGAACTCGAAGCCCATCTCGCTTACGAGGAGGAGCAGTTCATCCCGGTGCTGGAGGCCGCGACGCAACCCGCGGAGTGGGCGGCGGAGCGCGAGGGCGAGACCGCGGCCTCGTGA